CACGAGCGTGGGGGTGGCTGAAGGCGAGGTGGTGGTTCTCCAAGACCCCCGCGACTTCGCGCGCATGAAGCGCGGCGCCATTCTCGTGGCCCCCGCCACCGACCCTTCGTGGACGCCGCTCTTCACCCTCGCGGCCGGCGTGGTCACCGAGATCGGTGGCGCCCTGTCGCACGCCTCCACCGTGGCCCGGGAGTACGGCCTGCCAGCCCTGGCCAACGTCAAGGACGCCACCCGAC
The Pseudomonadota bacterium genome window above contains:
- a CDS encoding phosphoenolpyruvate synthase yields the protein TSVGVAEGEVVVLQDPRDFARMKRGAILVAPATDPSWTPLFTLAAGVVTEIGGALSHASTVAREYGLPALANVKDATRLLREGERVRLNATAGWVERVANPSN